One window of Chloroflexus aggregans DSM 9485 genomic DNA carries:
- a CDS encoding FAD-binding oxidoreductase, with translation MQISDTPSIALPASYTLAGQQPQRVVQPTTIAELATVVGEAARTHTAIVPWGAGSRQWLTNPPTRYDVALDLRRLDRLIEYHPADLVVMVEAGVTLGTVQSHLAAQGQWLPWDPFAPLDATIGGLLATAAWGPLRLGYGGPREWLLGMQVVLGDGRLVQSGGRVVKNVAGYDTHKLHLGAFGTLGVIATATFKVAPLPEQMASLRVTLPTVTEALHTATALRQPPLQPVALTITVNETVTLTVRFAGVAAAVARQLALAADRCGRYRDVTVQHDDRVWWSTPAMPPPDQTLWLRIGVPDHGLTTAVNTTLQIAQPNLTIFPGLGLCYARWPAAAASHLPALRQTLGGIGGYVVVEYGPHGIDRWGPPPPSIDLMHTLRQRWDPAGILNPGRWLIP, from the coding sequence ATGCAAATCTCTGATACGCCTTCAATTGCGCTCCCGGCCAGCTACACGCTCGCCGGACAGCAACCACAGCGAGTAGTCCAACCGACGACCATTGCCGAACTGGCAACAGTCGTCGGTGAAGCAGCTCGTACCCATACAGCGATAGTGCCATGGGGTGCGGGAAGCCGTCAGTGGCTGACCAACCCACCAACACGGTACGATGTCGCCCTCGATCTCCGTCGACTTGACCGGCTGATTGAGTACCACCCTGCCGATTTGGTGGTGATGGTCGAAGCCGGCGTCACGCTCGGTACAGTTCAATCGCACCTGGCTGCACAGGGGCAGTGGTTGCCGTGGGACCCCTTCGCACCACTCGATGCCACCATCGGCGGTTTGTTGGCGACGGCGGCATGGGGACCATTGCGTTTAGGCTACGGCGGACCGCGTGAATGGTTGCTTGGGATGCAAGTTGTCCTCGGTGATGGCCGCCTCGTCCAGAGTGGTGGACGGGTCGTGAAAAACGTTGCCGGTTACGACACCCACAAACTGCACCTTGGTGCATTCGGCACGCTCGGCGTGATTGCGACGGCTACGTTCAAAGTCGCTCCCCTGCCAGAACAGATGGCGTCACTGCGGGTGACCCTCCCAACCGTAACCGAAGCTCTGCACACCGCAACTGCGCTACGTCAACCACCGCTCCAACCGGTAGCTCTGACTATAACGGTTAACGAAACGGTAACGCTAACGGTGCGCTTTGCCGGCGTTGCTGCGGCAGTTGCGCGCCAACTTGCGCTGGCAGCGGATCGGTGTGGGCGTTATCGAGATGTGACCGTGCAACACGATGATCGAGTATGGTGGTCAACACCGGCTATGCCGCCACCGGATCAAACGCTCTGGCTGCGGATCGGCGTCCCTGATCATGGGTTGACGACAGCCGTAAACACAACGCTCCAGATTGCTCAACCCAACCTCACGATCTTTCCGGGTCTTGGCTTATGCTACGCACGGTGGCCGGCGGCAGCAGCTTCCCATCTCCCGGCATTACGACAAACGCTAGGTGGGATCGGTGGCTATGTCGTCGTCGAATATGGCCCCCACGGGATCGATCGTTGGGGACCTCCACCGCCGAGTATCGATCTTATGCACACGCTCCGACAACGCTGGGACCCCGCAGGGATTCTTAATCCGGGCCGCTGGCTTATACCATAG
- a CDS encoding FAD-binding oxidoreductase, with protein MRDELIAALLAVVDPTIVLRRPEELLLYEYDGSALDQGMPEVVVVPRTTAEVAACVRVAAQFGVPIVARGAGTGLAGGSVPEQGGLVISLARLNRILTIDPISRTARVQSGVVNSDLSLAANAYGLHFAPDPSSQRASTIGGNIATNAGGPHCLKYGVTTNHVLATTVVLGDGRIVEFGSAALDMPGYDLLGVIVGSEGTLGIVTEALVKLTPNPEAVQTFLAIYDDLDAASTTVSAIIAHGIIPAALEMLVGQGIAAVEAAVQAGYPADARAVLLIEIDGLSEEIAAQAHQIEVLCHQHGVRELRAARDEAQRAKLWAGRKGALAACARIAPHYHIQDGVVPRSRLPELLRLTEAVAQRHQITIVNIFHAGDGNLHPLLLFDVRHPGALERAIAASEEILQACVAAGGTISGEHGIGIEKRNYLGWIFGPADLSAFADVRAVFDPNGFMNPCKLLPSGSSCADIRYARGALRALDRGAWI; from the coding sequence ATGCGTGACGAACTTATTGCCGCCCTGCTCGCTGTTGTTGATCCGACAATCGTGCTGCGTCGTCCCGAAGAATTATTGCTCTACGAATATGATGGCTCAGCACTCGATCAGGGGATGCCGGAGGTAGTTGTTGTCCCTCGCACAACTGCTGAGGTGGCAGCTTGCGTCAGGGTGGCGGCACAGTTCGGTGTACCGATTGTTGCCCGCGGTGCCGGGACCGGTCTCGCCGGTGGTTCGGTGCCCGAACAGGGTGGTCTGGTCATTTCACTGGCCCGTCTCAATCGCATTCTTACCATCGACCCAATATCCCGGACCGCACGTGTTCAGTCCGGTGTGGTGAATAGTGATCTGAGCCTTGCCGCCAATGCGTATGGCCTCCATTTCGCTCCCGATCCGAGTAGCCAACGGGCGAGCACGATTGGTGGGAATATCGCGACAAATGCCGGCGGACCGCACTGTTTGAAATATGGTGTGACGACCAACCACGTCTTGGCAACCACGGTCGTGCTCGGCGATGGGCGTATTGTCGAGTTTGGTAGCGCTGCGCTCGATATGCCCGGCTACGATTTGCTTGGTGTGATTGTAGGTAGCGAAGGTACACTCGGTATAGTCACCGAAGCGCTCGTCAAACTGACTCCTAACCCGGAAGCAGTGCAAACCTTCCTCGCTATTTACGATGATCTCGATGCGGCCAGCACAACGGTATCGGCCATTATTGCTCACGGCATTATCCCTGCGGCGCTGGAGATGTTAGTCGGGCAAGGTATTGCTGCGGTTGAAGCAGCGGTGCAGGCCGGCTATCCGGCTGATGCCCGGGCAGTCTTGTTAATCGAGATCGATGGTTTGAGTGAGGAGATAGCGGCGCAAGCTCATCAGATCGAGGTCCTCTGCCATCAACACGGTGTCCGCGAATTACGGGCGGCTCGCGATGAAGCCCAACGGGCTAAGTTGTGGGCCGGACGCAAAGGCGCATTGGCAGCGTGTGCCCGAATTGCACCGCATTACCACATCCAAGACGGTGTAGTGCCACGTTCACGCTTACCCGAACTGCTCCGTCTTACCGAAGCGGTTGCTCAACGCCATCAGATCACGATTGTCAATATTTTTCACGCTGGAGATGGCAATCTTCATCCGCTGTTGCTCTTCGATGTACGCCATCCTGGTGCCTTAGAACGGGCGATTGCTGCGAGTGAAGAAATACTCCAGGCCTGTGTCGCTGCCGGCGGTACCATCAGCGGCGAACACGGAATCGGGATTGAAAAGCGCAATTATCTGGGGTGGATCTTCGGCCCCGCCGATCTCTCCGCCTTTGCTGATGTGCGCGCCGTCTTTGACCCGAACGGGTTCATGAATCCCTGCAAGCTGTTACCCAGCGGTAGCAGTTGTGCTGATATTCGCTACGCGCGCGGTGCATTACGCGCTCTCGATCGGGGAGCATGGATTTGA
- a CDS encoding glycosyltransferase family 2 protein translates to MDKRPSISAFFPACNDAGTIGSMVVAVIETLEEITDDYEVIVVENGSTDYTVEVLESLAKRYDKLRVYTHRQALGYGGALRVGFAKATKDLIFYTDGDAQYDPRELKLLLPALRDDIDVVNGWKIDRGDPLHRIIIGRIYHHTVKFLFGFKLRDVDCDFRLIRRHVFDDIELESDSGTICLELVKKLQDAGYRFAEVPVHHYHRTYGKSQFFNFPRLWRTFVQLIGLWWKLGVRREHMRKRKNHAPAKQSTP, encoded by the coding sequence ATGGACAAGCGTCCGAGTATTAGCGCCTTTTTCCCCGCCTGCAACGATGCCGGTACGATCGGCAGTATGGTTGTTGCGGTGATCGAGACGTTGGAAGAGATTACCGACGATTACGAAGTGATTGTGGTCGAAAATGGTAGCACCGATTACACAGTCGAGGTGTTGGAGTCGTTGGCGAAGCGGTACGATAAATTGCGGGTCTACACCCATCGGCAAGCACTCGGCTACGGGGGAGCATTGCGGGTTGGCTTCGCCAAGGCAACGAAAGACCTTATCTTTTACACCGATGGTGACGCCCAGTACGATCCACGCGAGTTGAAACTGCTGCTACCGGCTCTGCGTGATGACATTGATGTTGTTAACGGTTGGAAAATTGACCGTGGCGATCCACTGCATCGTATCATTATCGGGCGGATCTACCATCATACCGTCAAGTTTCTGTTTGGCTTTAAATTGCGTGATGTCGACTGCGATTTTCGCTTAATCCGCCGTCACGTCTTCGATGATATTGAATTAGAGTCAGACAGTGGTACGATCTGTCTGGAGCTTGTGAAGAAGTTGCAAGACGCCGGTTACCGCTTTGCCGAGGTACCGGTGCATCACTATCACCGCACCTACGGCAAGAGCCAGTTTTTTAACTTCCCTCGGCTATGGCGCACCTTCGTGCAACTGATCGGGTTGTGGTGGAAATTAGGGGTACGGCGCGAGCATATGCGTAAGCGCAAAAATCATGCACCAGCCAAACAGTCAACTCCCTAG
- a CDS encoding Crp/Fnr family transcriptional regulator, whose product MTSRLHEAESIVWSRLAPIGRGQMFRRHSTIYTPAQPAQALYLLEQGQVGLHLASHEGRLLTVRVVESGQVFGLSALERDTGYDTFAEALTPVRTLVVPRPEALRLIAADGELAAAMLELLGQQRLIVSRRIEEVAFKSVPARLASVLLEMSETQPAAAPQPTRVPRRTHQQLADMINAYRETVTKVINQFRDARLLDIDSSGITLLNPSRLRELAQS is encoded by the coding sequence ATGACCTCACGGCTGCATGAAGCGGAATCGATAGTCTGGAGCCGGTTAGCTCCTATCGGGCGTGGGCAAATGTTTCGCCGGCACAGCACGATATACACGCCGGCACAGCCGGCACAAGCACTCTACCTCCTCGAGCAGGGACAGGTAGGGTTGCATCTTGCTTCGCATGAAGGCCGTCTGCTAACCGTGCGCGTCGTCGAAAGTGGGCAGGTGTTCGGTTTGAGTGCGCTTGAACGTGATACGGGATACGACACATTCGCCGAAGCATTGACACCGGTGAGAACACTGGTTGTCCCGCGGCCAGAAGCGTTGCGGCTGATTGCGGCTGATGGTGAATTGGCAGCCGCCATGCTCGAACTGCTCGGTCAGCAACGGCTCATTGTAAGCCGTCGGATTGAGGAGGTTGCCTTCAAGTCGGTACCGGCACGGTTGGCTTCGGTTTTGCTTGAGATGTCGGAAACACAGCCGGCGGCAGCACCACAACCAACACGTGTACCACGACGTACCCATCAACAGCTTGCCGATATGATTAATGCGTACCGCGAGACGGTGACTAAAGTGATCAACCAGTTTCGCGACGCACGTCTGCTCGACATCGATAGCTCAGGTATTACGCTGCTCAACCCGTCGCGGCTGCGCGAACTCGCCCAGAGCTAG
- a CDS encoding peptide ABC transporter substrate-binding protein — MKLSWFPQRGRRWLMLIVVSVWLAACGWTVPPTPVVPEPPTPTLPPTPSPLPRGGVLTLRIGADITDIRPWQPRSRGEEYLIGLLYSGLMRLDADLWPTPDLAERLDIDASGRVLTFTLRPNLRWHDGQPLTAADVLFTLEALRNLPETSTALLADLRYIVTASAIDERTVVIELRSRYAPMLSLLAVPILPRHLFADRDVSKINFLDQPIGSGPFRLIERQAGVSLTLERFEQYHHGAPLLDRVVLSVIPETVLAQRALRDGQLLVAELPWGAQEALADVASLRSGSIPENGVYFLAFNLRPGRPFADVRLRQALATAIDLPRLVETATKGSGIPVGNGAVPGSWADMTPPVTSGDLPAARALLDAAGWTLPPGATIRQREGVPLIARLYVRNDDERRVVAARRIAEIAASIGIQIEVEPVDFATVILARYVAPYDFDLLLGSWLNGAGDPTFGDTMFYDPDDFALFHSSQLEQGPADTRVTRNFVGFNDPIYDEQALIARQLYGREERRSAIAQAQSRIATALPYLYLWVDRTAVVLATRLYTLDGPIDLSTPRFLWNIERWYLQP, encoded by the coding sequence ATGAAATTATCTTGGTTCCCTCAGCGTGGTCGCCGATGGTTGATGTTGATTGTGGTGAGTGTGTGGCTGGCAGCTTGTGGTTGGACGGTTCCTCCCACGCCGGTCGTACCGGAACCACCGACACCAACCCTACCGCCAACACCATCACCGTTACCGCGAGGTGGAGTACTCACCCTGCGCATTGGCGCTGATATTACCGATATACGACCGTGGCAGCCCCGTTCACGAGGTGAGGAATATCTGATCGGTTTACTATACAGTGGGTTGATGCGGCTTGATGCCGATCTCTGGCCAACTCCCGATCTGGCCGAACGACTTGATATTGATGCAAGCGGTCGCGTCTTGACCTTCACCTTGCGCCCTAATTTACGCTGGCACGATGGTCAACCACTGACTGCCGCCGATGTGCTCTTTACCCTCGAAGCGTTGCGTAATCTACCCGAAACCAGTACCGCATTGTTAGCCGATTTACGCTATATTGTCACCGCTTCGGCCATTGATGAGCGCACGGTCGTCATCGAACTACGGAGTCGTTATGCGCCGATGCTTAGCTTATTGGCTGTGCCGATCTTGCCGCGCCACCTCTTCGCCGATCGTGATGTAAGCAAGATCAACTTTCTCGATCAGCCGATCGGGAGTGGTCCGTTTCGCTTGATCGAACGGCAAGCAGGTGTGAGTTTGACCCTCGAACGCTTTGAGCAGTATCACCACGGGGCACCGTTGTTAGATCGGGTGGTGTTGTCGGTGATCCCAGAAACGGTGCTGGCCCAACGTGCGTTGCGCGATGGTCAATTGCTTGTGGCCGAATTGCCGTGGGGCGCGCAAGAGGCGCTCGCCGATGTAGCTTCCTTGCGCAGCGGCAGTATTCCCGAAAACGGGGTCTATTTTCTGGCGTTTAATCTCCGTCCTGGTCGGCCATTTGCCGATGTGCGCTTGCGACAAGCTTTAGCTACGGCTATTGATTTGCCGCGTTTGGTAGAGACGGCGACCAAAGGCAGCGGAATACCGGTAGGGAATGGCGCGGTGCCGGGGAGTTGGGCGGATATGACACCACCGGTAACGTCGGGTGATTTGCCGGCGGCACGCGCATTACTCGATGCCGCCGGTTGGACGTTGCCGCCGGGAGCTACGATCCGTCAGCGCGAAGGCGTACCGCTGATTGCCCGCCTTTATGTGCGCAATGACGACGAACGGCGGGTCGTGGCAGCCCGGCGGATTGCCGAGATCGCTGCCAGTATTGGGATACAGATTGAGGTCGAGCCGGTCGATTTCGCCACCGTCATACTCGCACGCTATGTTGCCCCCTACGACTTCGATCTCTTGTTAGGCAGTTGGCTCAACGGAGCCGGTGACCCGACGTTCGGCGATACGATGTTCTACGATCCCGACGATTTTGCCCTCTTTCATTCTAGCCAGCTCGAACAAGGGCCGGCTGATACACGGGTGACACGCAATTTCGTCGGATTTAACGATCCGATCTACGATGAACAAGCATTGATTGCACGCCAACTCTACGGCCGGGAAGAGCGGCGCAGCGCCATCGCTCAGGCGCAGAGCCGGATCGCCACCGCATTGCCCTATCTCTACCTGTGGGTCGACCGAACCGCCGTAGTGCTCGCTACGCGCCTGTACACACTCGATGGGCCAATCGATCTGAGTACGCCGCGCTTTTTGTGGAATATCGAGCGCTGGTATCTTCAGCCGTAA
- a CDS encoding ATP-binding protein, whose protein sequence is MTNPFGERGRITDPGKFVGRWRELGAACEQLERRRPLLLYGPSGSGRSSLLTHLAQAAGAVLEIPNLNAFYLDLALLPDATTTYSLIVRALGGSEPTITALERRLAANGRPVLICLDGVETAIAAGWGEELLEHLGRLARRSAPGYHGVAGPNGQRMTYDLMVVGAIRGTPPLLSEPFATVRLGPLSFAEARMLLDSYLDEGETRFSVDEVRELMALSAGQPAFLQRAAYHLYETRRRPSYRWRKAYRAELRADPPVDNPLPPAIFEAEDDDEANDDPEPSELLPNERQLRVRRRRVQLPPGDDLRPLIAAVGPLLAGLVGMQASNSWSVGAAIGAAGYLSVILWNWRQQDDRE, encoded by the coding sequence ATGACCAATCCGTTCGGTGAACGTGGTCGCATTACCGATCCGGGGAAATTTGTTGGGCGTTGGCGTGAGTTGGGCGCGGCGTGCGAGCAGCTCGAACGCCGGCGACCACTCTTGCTTTATGGGCCGAGTGGTAGTGGCCGTTCGTCATTGTTAACCCATTTGGCCCAAGCAGCCGGCGCAGTGCTCGAAATACCCAATCTCAATGCCTTTTACCTCGATCTGGCGTTGCTGCCTGATGCCACAACCACTTACAGCCTCATTGTGCGTGCGCTCGGTGGAAGTGAACCAACCATCACCGCGCTTGAGCGTCGGTTGGCTGCCAATGGTCGACCGGTACTCATCTGCCTCGATGGGGTCGAAACGGCGATTGCTGCCGGCTGGGGCGAGGAGTTGCTCGAACACCTTGGGCGGCTAGCCCGACGCAGTGCGCCTGGCTACCACGGCGTCGCCGGCCCGAATGGTCAGCGGATGACCTACGACTTGATGGTCGTCGGGGCAATACGTGGTACGCCGCCATTGCTGAGCGAACCGTTTGCCACCGTCCGCCTGGGGCCGCTCAGCTTTGCCGAAGCGCGCATGCTGCTCGACAGCTACCTTGACGAGGGTGAAACTCGGTTTAGCGTCGATGAGGTGCGCGAACTGATGGCGCTCAGTGCCGGTCAACCGGCCTTCTTGCAGCGAGCAGCGTATCACCTCTACGAAACTCGCCGTCGCCCCTCATACCGCTGGCGGAAAGCCTACCGGGCCGAATTGCGCGCCGATCCACCGGTTGATAATCCGCTCCCCCCGGCTATTTTCGAGGCCGAAGACGACGACGAAGCGAACGATGACCCTGAACCGTCCGAACTGCTACCAAACGAACGTCAGCTTCGTGTCCGCCGTCGGCGCGTGCAGCTACCGCCCGGCGACGATCTCCGTCCCCTGATCGCTGCCGTCGGCCCATTGCTGGCCGGGCTGGTCGGGATGCAGGCCAGTAACTCGTGGTCGGTGGGGGCTGCGATTGGGGCAGCCGGCTATCTCTCGGTTATTCTCTGGAACTGGCGTCAGCAGGATGATCGGGAATGA
- the asnS gene encoding asparagine--tRNA ligase, with product MSLLPTATVATIARHVGQRVTLAGWVYHKTEKGKLIFILLRDGSGTIQCVTFKKNVSEATFATAQALTQESSCRITGSVRADERAPGGYELDVEEIELVGPSHEYPITPKEHGVEFLMEHRHLWVRSAKQHAILRIRAEVIAAAQEWLNEQGFVRFDTPILTATAAEGTTNLFATDYFDLGKAYLAQTGQLYVEAGMMSFGKVYCFGPTFRAEKSKTRRHLTEFWMIEPEVAFADHEDNMRLQEQFVSAIVARVLDRRREDLKVLERDISLLEQVVPPFPRITYDQAIELIAAHQGEVEGAYPLPWGEDFGAPHETLIASKFDRPVFVERFPSAVKAFYMQPDPNRPEVALCADLLAPEGYGEIIGGSQRIHDPDLLEQRIRAHGLRLEDYQWYLDLRRYGTVPHSGFGMGIERVVAWITGTRHIRETIPFPRQLYRIYP from the coding sequence ATGTCGCTGTTGCCAACTGCAACTGTTGCGACCATTGCCCGCCACGTTGGGCAGCGAGTAACACTCGCCGGATGGGTCTACCACAAGACGGAAAAAGGCAAACTCATCTTTATTCTCTTGCGTGATGGCAGTGGCACGATCCAGTGTGTAACGTTCAAAAAGAATGTCAGTGAAGCGACCTTTGCCACAGCTCAAGCCTTAACCCAAGAGAGTTCGTGTCGCATCACCGGTAGTGTACGCGCCGATGAACGTGCCCCGGGCGGATACGAGCTTGACGTTGAAGAGATCGAGCTGGTCGGACCGAGCCACGAATACCCGATTACCCCCAAGGAGCATGGGGTTGAGTTTTTAATGGAGCACCGCCACCTGTGGGTACGCTCGGCCAAACAACACGCCATCTTACGGATTCGGGCCGAAGTGATCGCTGCCGCTCAGGAGTGGCTGAACGAGCAGGGATTCGTTCGCTTTGACACTCCGATCTTGACGGCAACGGCTGCCGAAGGTACAACCAACTTGTTCGCAACCGATTACTTCGATCTCGGCAAAGCCTATCTTGCCCAAACCGGCCAGCTCTACGTTGAAGCCGGGATGATGTCGTTCGGGAAAGTCTACTGTTTCGGTCCTACCTTCCGCGCCGAGAAGAGCAAAACACGCCGTCACCTCACCGAGTTCTGGATGATCGAGCCAGAAGTGGCGTTCGCCGATCACGAAGATAACATGCGGCTGCAAGAGCAGTTCGTTAGCGCCATTGTTGCCCGTGTGCTCGACCGGCGTCGTGAAGACCTCAAGGTCCTCGAACGCGACATCAGCTTGCTCGAACAGGTTGTTCCACCGTTTCCGCGTATTACCTACGATCAGGCCATCGAGCTGATCGCTGCACATCAGGGAGAAGTCGAAGGCGCCTATCCGTTACCATGGGGAGAAGATTTTGGCGCACCTCACGAGACGTTGATCGCGTCGAAGTTTGACCGACCGGTCTTCGTCGAACGATTCCCATCGGCAGTCAAAGCATTTTACATGCAGCCCGATCCGAATCGACCGGAAGTAGCCCTCTGTGCCGATCTGCTGGCACCAGAAGGGTATGGCGAGATTATCGGTGGCTCGCAGCGCATCCACGACCCAGACCTGCTCGAACAACGTATTCGCGCGCATGGCTTGCGCCTCGAAGATTACCAATGGTACCTTGACCTGCGTCGCTACGGGACCGTTCCGCACAGCGGGTTTGGGATGGGTATTGAACGCGTCGTTGCGTGGATCACCGGTACTCGTCACATTCGCGAAACGATCCCGTTCCCGCGCCAGTTGTACCGGATCTATCCATAA
- a CDS encoding M20/M25/M40 family metallo-hydrolase, with amino-acid sequence MMKAVVQHWYNHPVVRDALADLADYRPTLAMAIEIQQVPAPTFAERPRSLLVAQRMQALGLHDVTIDELGNVYARRPGHADRPALLVSAHLDTVFPADTDLSIRYEGERVYGPGIGDNSAGVAGLLRVAEVYQRFNLPTAGDIWFVANVGEEGLGDLRGMRAVVERLRSQLGAVVVIEGCDFGSLHHQAIGVRRFRIDVTGPGGHSWGNFGTPSAIHVLVRLAARLTELHVPLSPRTTFNIGTISGGTSVNTIAQHASMLLDLRSVSSATLTELVNEVYRLVEEAALEYPDIHVQLVKVGDRPSGAIPREHPLVQAAVAAYQMVGAQVSFQQSSTDANIPLSMGIPAVCVGLTDGGNAHRTDEYIIPVNLSRGLQALLLLLLAAEAIEDR; translated from the coding sequence ATGATGAAAGCGGTCGTTCAGCATTGGTATAATCATCCGGTAGTGCGGGATGCGCTGGCCGATTTGGCCGATTATCGGCCGACACTGGCGATGGCGATTGAGATTCAACAGGTACCGGCACCCACGTTTGCTGAACGACCGCGATCATTGCTCGTTGCCCAGCGGATGCAGGCACTCGGTTTGCACGATGTGACGATTGATGAGTTGGGGAATGTGTACGCTCGTCGGCCCGGTCACGCCGATCGCCCCGCTTTGTTGGTATCGGCACACCTCGATACGGTCTTTCCTGCTGATACCGACCTTTCCATCCGCTACGAAGGTGAGCGCGTCTATGGCCCCGGTATTGGCGACAATAGCGCCGGGGTAGCCGGCTTGCTGCGGGTGGCCGAGGTGTACCAGCGCTTTAATCTCCCAACTGCCGGTGATATTTGGTTTGTGGCAAATGTTGGTGAAGAAGGGTTGGGTGATCTGCGCGGGATGCGCGCCGTGGTCGAACGGCTGCGCTCGCAGCTCGGTGCAGTCGTCGTGATCGAGGGCTGTGACTTCGGCTCACTCCACCATCAAGCGATTGGAGTGCGTCGCTTTCGGATCGACGTTACCGGTCCCGGTGGCCATTCATGGGGTAATTTCGGCACCCCAAGTGCGATCCACGTGTTAGTCCGGTTGGCGGCACGTTTGACGGAATTGCATGTACCGTTGTCACCGCGCACAACGTTTAATATCGGCACCATCAGCGGCGGTACGTCGGTTAATACGATTGCCCAACATGCCAGTATGTTGCTCGATCTGCGTTCGGTATCGTCGGCGACGCTGACCGAGCTGGTGAACGAGGTCTATCGGTTGGTCGAGGAGGCTGCGCTCGAATACCCCGACATCCACGTGCAATTAGTGAAAGTCGGTGACCGACCTTCCGGTGCTATTCCGCGTGAACATCCACTGGTACAAGCTGCCGTTGCGGCCTACCAGATGGTTGGTGCGCAGGTTTCGTTCCAGCAGAGTAGTACTGATGCGAATATTCCACTCAGCATGGGTATTCCGGCGGTGTGTGTTGGCCTAACCGATGGTGGTAATGCGCATCGCACCGATGAATATATCATACCGGTGAATCTGAGTCGCGGGTTACAGGCATTGTTGTTGTTGCTGCTGGCGGCTGAAGCCATTGAAGATAGGTGA
- a CDS encoding sortase has translation MRRLLILCLIVLLLSPLPVAANTAAGQPTVFRETGHTLAYAFREFYDRQGGLPIFGYPLTEVFIEDGRPVQYFERARFEWHADLALVQVGHLGRWAATAYVDHPAFVPLPTAPANADFFPETGHSLSGAFRTFWWQNGGLPTFGFPLSEPFETVDENGQPRVVQFFERARFEWHPQNPPRYQVLLGHLGRAWLAAHPVPEWSLQPVTSGDAAWAAVRPTRVRVPRIGVDTEVVSAGFSFGVWDVPRYTAVHYWPISGYPGTTGNIVIAGHVGYRGIIFNQLPAITVGDEVLVTVNGNDRRYVVREVLTVLPDATWVLAPTSSETLTLITCVPIGVYSHRLIVRATPVTDS, from the coding sequence ATGCGGCGATTACTTATCCTTTGTCTGATAGTATTGCTTCTTAGCCCGTTACCGGTCGCTGCCAATACGGCTGCCGGTCAACCGACCGTCTTCCGTGAGACCGGTCATACGTTGGCATATGCCTTTCGTGAATTCTACGACCGGCAAGGTGGTCTACCGATTTTTGGCTATCCACTCACCGAGGTGTTTATTGAAGATGGCCGTCCGGTGCAGTATTTCGAGCGTGCCCGCTTCGAGTGGCACGCCGATTTGGCGTTGGTGCAGGTCGGGCATCTTGGGCGATGGGCGGCAACGGCGTATGTCGATCATCCGGCGTTTGTACCATTACCGACAGCTCCGGCAAATGCCGATTTCTTTCCCGAAACCGGTCATAGTCTGAGTGGGGCTTTTCGTACTTTCTGGTGGCAAAACGGTGGGTTGCCGACGTTCGGTTTCCCGCTATCAGAACCGTTTGAGACCGTCGATGAGAATGGTCAGCCGCGTGTGGTCCAGTTCTTTGAGCGGGCACGCTTTGAGTGGCATCCGCAGAACCCACCCCGCTACCAGGTGCTGCTCGGACATTTGGGACGGGCATGGTTGGCCGCACATCCGGTGCCGGAATGGTCACTACAACCGGTGACAAGCGGTGATGCTGCGTGGGCTGCGGTTCGTCCGACGCGCGTGCGGGTACCCCGCATCGGTGTCGATACCGAGGTTGTCAGTGCGGGATTTTCGTTTGGGGTGTGGGACGTTCCACGCTATACGGCCGTCCACTACTGGCCGATCAGTGGCTATCCCGGCACAACCGGCAATATCGTGATTGCCGGCCATGTTGGGTATCGTGGAATTATTTTCAATCAGCTACCGGCAATTACGGTCGGCGATGAAGTATTGGTCACGGTGAACGGTAACGACCGTCGCTATGTGGTGCGTGAGGTTTTGACGGTGCTTCCCGATGCGACGTGGGTGCTCGCACCGACAAGCAGCGAAACGCTCACGCTGATTACCTGTGTACCGATTGGAGTCTATTCCCATCGGCTCATTGTGCGTGCCACACCGGTGACCGATTCGTAA